The Hemibagrus wyckioides isolate EC202008001 linkage group LG12, SWU_Hwy_1.0, whole genome shotgun sequence genome includes a window with the following:
- the vars2 gene encoding valine--tRNA ligase, mitochondrial: MWRSTWARCFRPGPGVWRIACRRRLCSPPSSTSSSSSSSSSSSQPLQPLRSQSEKAKRKRKRETAILSSDVESVGMKWTEKEKITYTAAFLPGEKKDTSLPLPQSYSPEYVESCWYQWWEQQGFFSPEKHSEMPQAVDKYFSLCIPPPNVTGTLHLGHALTVAIEDALARWRRMHGCRVLWVPGCDHAGIATQSVVERRLLQEHGKRRQDYSREEFLQEVWRWKNEKGDEIYRQLKKLGASLDWSRACFTMDTSFSNAVTEAFVRMCDSGLIYRSESLVNWSCALESAISDIEVDSKQLSGRTLLSVPGYQRKIEFGTMVTFAYPIEGQEGEIAVSTTRPETMLGDVAIAVHPDDPRYQDLRGKQCRHPFTDRLLPIITDTMVDMKLGTGAVKLTPAHDHTDFLLSQRHSLPRLTVIGGDGTMTSLCGQWLEGVKRFDARERVISALMERKLFRGKTENAMTLPICSRSGDVIEPLLKKQWFVRCEEMAQKAIQAVDDGELEIIPHFYTKTWKNWLANISDWCISRQLWWGHQIPAYRVTSPHSPSQEERWVWGRSESEARERAAADLGVEPNAVVLNRDPDVLDTWFSSALFPFAMLGWPEQTEDLKQFYPNTILETGSDLIFFWVARMVMLGTELTGQLPFKQVLFHSLVRDKHGRKMSKSLGNVIDPLDVISGASLERLQEKVMEGNLDTRERAVALEAQKKDFPKGIPECGTDALRFALCSYKAQGEDISMSVSHVLSCRHFCNKMWQTVRFTLGALQDTGAPLMPLQETFPVSRIDRWICSRLYGTVMQCDKGFESYELHTVTSALHSFWLHSLCDVYLECIKPVLKQDVIENEARNEEKQIATAVLYHCVSISLRLLSPFMPFLTEELWQRLQPYSPNPTTAPCSVCVQPYPTASQLGHWYFPEEETDFPLVQEVVRVARSLRAQCHMTKERPDMWAVCTADQAQTLHSFSHTICNLGRISNLYLHCPQEGTTSLPFSSAPPPHEASTVGVTDHSVQLHLDVQGCSNSSKHMIRLSQRREKILFKLEQFLSRTKVPDYTEKVPEHIQHETGNKIAALEQELKSIEKQLLALEKPNNLE, encoded by the exons ATGTGGAGGTCCACCTGGGCCAGATGTTTCAGACCAGGGCCTGGAGTGTGGCGTATAGCTTGCAGACGCAGGCTGTGTTCTCCACCTTCCTCCACctcgtcttcctcctcctcatcttcatcttcatcccaGCCCTTGCAGCCTCTGAGGTCTCAGTCAGAAAAGGCCAAGCGGAAACGGAAGCGAGAGACGGCCATACTCAGCAGC GATGTCGAGAGTGTTGGGatgaaatggacagaaaaggaaaagataACGTACACGGCTGCATTCCTGCCTGGAGAGAAGAAAG ATACCTCTCTGCCTCTCCCGCAGTCTTACAGCCCAGAATATGTGGAGTCATGCTGGTATCAGTGGTGGGAGCAGCAGGGATTCTTCAGCCCTGAGAAACAT AGCGAGATGCCACAAGCTGTGGATAAAtacttctctctctgtataccGCCGCCCAACGTGACAGGAACGCTGCACCTCGGCCACGCCCTTACAGTGGCGATCGAGGACGCTTTGGCTCGCTG GCGGAGAATGCACGGCTGCAGAGTGTTATGGGTGCCGGGCTGTGACCACGCTGGCATCGCGACACAG TCTGTGGTTGAGAGGAGGCTGTTACAGGAGCATGGAAAGCGCAGACAGGACTATAGCAGAGAGGAATTCCTGCAGGAGGTGTGGAGATGGAAAAATGA GAAAGGTGACGAAATTTATCGCCAGTTAAAGAAACTTGGAGCCTCACTGGACTGGAGCAGGGCGTGTTTCACCATGGACacg AGTTTCAGTAATGCAGTGACGGAGGCTTTCGTGAGGATGTGTGATTCAGGGCTGATCTATCGCTCTGAGAGTCTGGTCAACTGGAGCTGTGCTCTAGAGTCGGCCATCTCTGATATCGAG GTCGACTCGAAGCAGTTATCAGGCCGGACTCTCTTGTCTGTTCCTGGCTACCAGCGAAAAATCGAATTTGGGACCATGGTTACGTTCGCCTACCCGATAGAGGGACAAG aagGAGAAATTGCTGTATCTACCACTCGTCCTGAGACCATGCTGGGGGACGTGGCCATCGCCGTGCATCCTGATGACCCTCGgtaccag GATCTCCGTGGAAAACAGTGCAGGCACCCGTTCACAGACAGGCTGTTACCCATAATCACAGACACCATGGTGGACATGAAACTGGGAACAG GAGCTGTGAAGCTGACCCCGGCTCACGATCACACAGACTTCCTCCTCTCTCAGAGACACTCTCTGCCTCGCCTCACCGTGATCGGCGGAGACGGAACCATGACGTCCCTTTGTGGCCAGTGGCTCGAG GGTGTGAAGAGATTCGACGCCAGGGAGCGTGTGATTAGTGCTCTGATGGAGAGAAAGCTGTTCAGAGGGAAGACGGAGAACGCCATGACTTTACCGATTTGCAG CCGATCTGGAGACGTCATTGAACCTCTGCTGAAGAAACAGTGGTTTGTTCGATGTGAGGAAATGGCACAGAAGGCAATTCAA GCTGTGGATGATGGAGAGCTTGAAATTATTCCTCATTTCTACACTAAAACATGGAAGAACTGGCTGGCTAACATCAG TGATTGGTGTATATCCAGACAACTTTGGTGGGGTCATCAGATTCCAGCTTACAGAGTGACATcaccacactctccctcacaggAG gagCGGTGGGTTTGGGGCCGGAGTGAATCGGAGGCTAGGGAACGTGCCGCTGCAGATCTTGGTGTGGAGCCTAATGCTGTTGTTCTGAATCGAG ATCCAGATGTGCTGGACACGTGGTTCTCTTCAGCTCTTTTCCCTTTCGCGATGTTGGGATGGCCGGAGCAG ACAGAGGACCTGAAGCAGTTTTATCCCAACACCATTCTggagacaggaagtgacctcATCTTTTTCTGGGTGGCTCGGATGGTAATGCTAGGCACAGAGCTGACTGGACAGCTGCCATTCAAACAG gtgCTTTTCCACTCCCTGGTGAGAGATAAGCACGGCCGGAAGATGAGCAAGTCGCTGGGAAACGTCATCGACCCTTTGGATGTAATCTCTGGTGCCTCTCTGGAG AGACTTCAAGAAAAAGTGATGGAAGGGAACTTGGATACAAGAGAGAGAGCGGTTGCTTTGGAAGCACAG AAGAAAGATTTCCCTAAGGGTATCCCAGAATGTGGCACAGATGCTTTACGGTTTGCTCTCTGCTCATACAAAGCCCAGG GAGAAGACATCAGCATGTCCGTGTCTCACGTCCTGAGCTGTAGACACTTCTGTAATAAGATGTGGCAGACGGTCCGCTTCACTCTGGGAGCTCTGCAGGACACAGGAGCTCCTCTGATGCCACTTCAGGAG ACCTTTCCTGTGTCgaggatagacagatggatctGTTCGCGGCTTTACGGTACAGTAATGCAGTGTGATAAAGGCTTTGAGAGCTACGAGCTCCACACCGTCACCTCCGCTCTGCATTCCTTCTGGCTCCACAGCCTCTGTGATGTGTATCTG GAATGCATTAAGCCCGTTTTGAAACAGGACGTGATTGAAAATGAAGCGCGAAATGAAGAGAAGCAGATTGCCACTGCTGTGCTCTATCACTGCGTGTCCATTTCTCTCCGCCTCCTTTCCCCTTTCATGCCTTTTCTCACGGAGGAGCTCTGGCAAAGATTGCAGCCCTATAGCCCGAACCCTACTACAGctccatgcagtgtgtgtgtgcagccatATCCAACAGCCTCTCAGCTG GGGCACTGGTACTTTCCTGAAGAGGAAACAGATTTTCCTTTGGTACAGGAAGTGGTCAGGGTGGCCAGGTCACTCAGGGCACAGTGTCACATGACAAAGGAAAGACCTGaca TGTGGGCAGTGTGCACAGCAGACCAGGCACAAACACTCCACAGCTTCAGTCATACTATCTGCAACCTGGGCCGGATTTCTAATCTGTATCTGCACTGTCCTCAGGAGGGTACCACCTCCCTCCCGTTCTCCTCTGCACCACCTCCACATGAAGCGAGTACTGTTGGTGTGACTGACCATTCAGTCCAGTTACACCTGGATGTACAG gGTTGCAGTAATAGTAGCAAACACATGATCCGACTTTCTCAACGTAGAGAAAAAATTCTCTTCAAACTCGAGCAGTTTCTCTCCCGGACAAAAGTACCAGACTACACAGAGAAGGTTCCTGAGCACATTCAGCATGAGACAGGGAATAAG ATTGCAGCACTGGAGCAGGAGTTAAAGAGCATCGAGAAACAACTTTTAGCTTTGGAGAAGCCAAATAATCTCGAATAA